A portion of the Kineococcus endophyticus genome contains these proteins:
- a CDS encoding FAD-binding protein, with the protein MSIPGLKSASRSASPSAGGAERRTERLTGWGRTAPTTATVLHTADLDVIAEAVRTSGPRGVIARGLGRSYGDPAQNAGGLVVDMTALDRIHDIDVDAAVADVDAGCSLDKLLRAVVPHGLWVPVLPGTRQVTVGGAIGADIHGGNHHTQGTFTRHVLSLDLLTADGQIRTLTPDGPDRELFLATTGGMGLTGIVLRARIRLDRVETSYFIADVEQATDFDDMLERLQHNDENYTYSKTWFDSVTKGAHMGRGFLLRGSSAKLSDLPPELRKDPLKFDAPQLATFPDVFPPGMLNTLTAKALNEVYYRKSKTKSGVVQNITQFYHLLDLFADWNRAYGPRGFLQYQFVVPFERADLLRASMEAIVDSGHISALNVLKRFGDGNDAPLSFPQRGYTLAVDLPVKKGLDQLCDLLDEMVLDAGGRLYLAKDSRTTADRFARMYPELPAWRKVRDAVDPERKFASDQARRLQLVTG; encoded by the coding sequence GTGAGCATCCCCGGTCTGAAGTCCGCGTCCCGTTCCGCGTCGCCGTCCGCCGGCGGGGCCGAGCGCCGGACGGAGCGCCTCACCGGCTGGGGTCGCACGGCCCCGACGACGGCGACGGTGCTGCACACCGCCGACCTCGACGTCATCGCCGAGGCGGTCCGCACGTCCGGCCCGCGCGGGGTCATCGCCCGCGGCCTGGGCCGCTCCTACGGGGACCCGGCGCAGAACGCCGGTGGGCTCGTCGTCGACATGACCGCGCTGGACCGCATCCACGACATCGACGTCGACGCGGCCGTCGCCGACGTCGACGCGGGCTGCTCCCTCGACAAGCTGCTGCGGGCCGTCGTCCCCCACGGGCTGTGGGTGCCCGTCCTGCCCGGCACCCGGCAGGTCACCGTCGGCGGGGCGATCGGCGCCGACATCCACGGCGGCAACCACCACACCCAGGGCACCTTCACCCGTCACGTGCTGTCCCTGGACCTGCTGACCGCCGACGGGCAGATCCGGACGCTGACGCCGGACGGCCCGGACCGTGAGCTCTTCCTCGCCACGACGGGCGGCATGGGCCTGACGGGGATCGTCCTGCGCGCCAGGATCCGCCTCGACCGCGTCGAGACGTCCTACTTCATCGCCGACGTCGAGCAGGCCACCGACTTCGACGACATGCTCGAGCGGCTGCAGCACAACGACGAGAACTACACGTACTCCAAGACGTGGTTCGACTCGGTGACCAAGGGCGCGCACATGGGCCGCGGGTTCCTGCTGCGCGGCTCGTCGGCGAAGCTGTCGGACCTGCCGCCGGAACTGCGCAAGGACCCGCTGAAGTTCGACGCGCCGCAGCTCGCGACCTTCCCGGACGTCTTCCCGCCCGGCATGCTCAACACCCTCACGGCCAAGGCGCTGAACGAGGTCTACTACCGGAAGTCGAAGACCAAGTCCGGTGTCGTGCAGAACATCACGCAGTTCTACCACCTGCTCGACCTGTTCGCGGACTGGAACCGTGCCTACGGTCCGCGGGGGTTCCTGCAGTACCAGTTCGTCGTGCCGTTCGAGCGGGCCGACCTGCTGCGCGCGAGCATGGAGGCCATCGTCGACTCGGGCCACATCTCGGCGCTCAACGTCCTCAAGCGCTTCGGCGACGGCAACGACGCGCCGCTCTCGTTCCCCCAGCGCGGCTACACCCTCGCGGTCGACCTGCCCGTGAAGAAGGGCCTGGACCAGCTCTGCGACCTGCTCGACGAGATGGTCCTCGACGCGGGTGGCCGGCTCTACCTGGCCAAGGACTCGCGCACCACGGCCGACCGGTTCGCCCGGATGTACCCCGAGCTGCCGGCCTGGCGGAAGGTGCGCGACGCGGTGGACCCGGAGCGGAAGTTCGCCTCCGACCAGGCCCGCCGTCTGCAGCTGGTCACCGGCTGA
- a CDS encoding oxidoreductase, whose amino-acid sequence MTTTSTPTTSTPTTSTPTTSTPTTLPGGTWMLGDREVTRFGYGAMQLAGPGVLGPPADRAGALDVLRAAVEAGATHVDTSGAYGPHVTNELIREALHPYPPTLTIATKVGADRDPQGGWPTARRPEDLRRQVQENLRTLGVDTLDLVNLRMGDAAGPRAGSLAEAFETLARLQQDGLVTHLGVSNVTAEQVAEARGIAPVVCVQNLYNLAVRHDDDLLEDLARDGIAYVPFFPLGGFTPLQSQALSAVAQRSSTTPMAVALSWLLQRSPNVLLIPGTKSVAHLRENIAGAGTVLSAQDVAELDTIGR is encoded by the coding sequence GTGACCACGACCTCCACGCCCACGACCTCCACGCCCACGACCTCCACGCCCACGACCTCCACGCCCACGACCCTCCCCGGCGGCACCTGGATGCTCGGTGACCGGGAGGTGACCAGGTTCGGCTACGGGGCCATGCAGCTGGCCGGCCCCGGGGTGCTGGGTCCGCCGGCCGACCGCGCCGGCGCCCTCGACGTCCTGCGTGCAGCCGTCGAGGCCGGCGCCACCCACGTCGACACCTCCGGCGCCTACGGTCCCCACGTCACCAACGAGCTGATCCGAGAGGCCCTGCACCCCTACCCGCCGACGCTCACGATCGCCACGAAGGTCGGCGCGGACCGCGACCCCCAGGGCGGCTGGCCCACCGCGCGGCGGCCCGAGGACCTGCGCCGCCAGGTGCAGGAGAACCTGCGCACCCTGGGCGTGGACACCCTCGACCTGGTGAACCTGCGCATGGGCGACGCCGCGGGCCCCCGGGCCGGCTCCCTCGCGGAGGCGTTCGAGACCCTCGCCCGGCTGCAGCAGGACGGTCTGGTCACTCACCTCGGGGTCAGCAACGTGACCGCCGAGCAGGTCGCCGAGGCCCGGGGCATCGCCCCCGTCGTGTGCGTGCAGAACCTGTACAACCTCGCCGTCCGCCACGACGACGACCTGCTCGAGGACCTGGCCCGCGACGGGATCGCCTACGTCCCGTTCTTCCCCCTGGGCGGTTTCACGCCGCTGCAGTCGCAGGCGCTCTCGGCCGTGGCGCAACGGTCGTCCACCACGCCGATGGCGGTGGCGCTCAGCTGGCTGCTGCAGCGTTCACCGAACGTGCTGCTCATCCCGGGCACGAAGTCCGTCGCCCACCTGCGCGAGAACATCGCCGGAGCGGGCACGGTCCTGTCCGCGCAGGACGTCGCCGAGCTGGACACCATCGGGCGCTGA
- a CDS encoding NUDIX domain-containing protein: MRLRRAARALVLTPDERVLLAEHHPDGVTVRALPGGGLEPAEDVRAALRRELLEEVGLDVDPADCPHVWRRTVVEPWAAPGWDGLSEDVFLVRVPAAFTPRGSFDAERLLAEDLHGFGWWSPAEIAAMGDVGIVPAPRDLADLVPLAARLPAGSSPLVVGA, from the coding sequence GTGAGGTTGCGGCGGGCCGCGCGCGCCCTCGTCCTCACCCCGGACGAGCGGGTCCTGCTCGCGGAGCACCACCCGGACGGGGTGACCGTCCGGGCCCTGCCCGGCGGCGGACTCGAACCCGCCGAGGACGTCCGCGCCGCCCTGCGGCGCGAACTCCTCGAGGAGGTCGGCCTCGACGTCGACCCGGCGGACTGCCCGCACGTGTGGCGCCGGACGGTCGTGGAGCCGTGGGCGGCACCCGGGTGGGACGGGTTGTCCGAGGACGTCTTCCTCGTCCGCGTGCCCGCGGCGTTCACGCCCCGCGGGAGCTTCGACGCCGAGCGGCTGCTGGCCGAGGACCTGCACGGCTTCGGCTGGTGGTCGCCGGCCGAGATCGCCGCGATGGGGGACGTCGGGATCGTCCCCGCTCCCCGCGATCTCGCCGACCTGGTGCCGCTGGCGGCCCGGCTGCCCGCCGGCTCGTCGCCGCTCGTGGTCGGCGCCTGA
- a CDS encoding extracellular solute-binding protein, which yields MTSPPPGVASGRPPSRRALLRAGLAGAAGIPLTAALTGCGSGTSISSDPAELVLWYWNRSIAPSLLQKAAEQIPGTSKRLRADVIGGAFDSKLRTGFAARAYIPDLTAVNSNAALYFPTEDQFVNLDDYGAQDFKGDYYDWKWNLGRTPSGRFLFFPMDTGPTGFFYRTDLFEAAGMPSQPDEVSAAVRTWDDWIAFGKQLRESSDVALAGNAVMVFNQFVNASPERYFDKDDKPLFHEPGSAIREAWDTAVKAVQAKVTRNLQQYAYLLQDSRFWNAVSNTLIIWVISTVPMLFLALVMAFLLHQNIRLKGFYRVAFFIPNVTSMVAMAIVFGSVFSDSFGIVNSALTALGLPTVAWLSTEWGIKITIAVMVIWRWTGYNAILYLAALQAVPDELYDAAKVDGAGFWRTFFSVTIPMLRPVILFTVITSTIGGLGLFTEPQILFGAANGNGTVGGVNEAGMTIVLYQYNQSFSQLDFGYGSAIAWALFALAAVFAIINWRLLRDRDAVPKKSRRTKEVAR from the coding sequence GTGACGTCTCCCCCGCCGGGGGTCGCCTCCGGCCGTCCCCCCTCCCGCCGCGCGCTCCTGCGGGCCGGGTTGGCCGGGGCGGCCGGCATCCCCCTGACGGCCGCGCTGACCGGCTGCGGGTCGGGCACCTCGATCTCCAGCGACCCGGCCGAACTGGTCCTGTGGTACTGGAACCGGTCGATCGCCCCGAGCCTGCTGCAGAAGGCGGCCGAGCAGATCCCCGGAACGTCCAAGCGCCTGCGCGCCGACGTCATCGGCGGCGCCTTCGACAGCAAGCTGCGCACGGGGTTCGCCGCGCGGGCCTACATCCCCGACCTCACCGCCGTGAACTCCAACGCCGCGCTGTACTTCCCCACCGAGGACCAGTTCGTCAACCTGGACGACTACGGCGCCCAGGACTTCAAGGGCGACTACTACGACTGGAAGTGGAATCTCGGACGCACCCCGAGCGGCCGCTTCCTCTTCTTCCCCATGGACACCGGCCCGACCGGGTTCTTCTACCGGACCGACCTGTTCGAGGCCGCGGGGATGCCGTCGCAGCCCGACGAGGTGTCGGCTGCGGTGCGGACGTGGGACGACTGGATCGCCTTCGGGAAGCAGCTGCGGGAGAGCAGCGACGTCGCGCTCGCCGGCAACGCCGTCATGGTCTTCAACCAGTTCGTCAACGCCTCACCCGAGAGGTACTTCGACAAGGACGACAAGCCCCTCTTCCACGAGCCCGGTTCGGCGATCCGCGAGGCGTGGGACACCGCCGTCAAGGCCGTCCAGGCCAAGGTCACGCGCAACCTGCAGCAGTACGCCTACCTGCTCCAGGACTCGCGGTTCTGGAACGCCGTGTCGAACACGCTCATCATCTGGGTCATCTCCACGGTGCCGATGCTGTTCCTGGCCCTGGTCATGGCCTTCCTGCTGCACCAGAACATCCGGTTGAAGGGCTTCTACCGCGTCGCCTTCTTCATCCCCAACGTCACGAGCATGGTGGCGATGGCCATCGTCTTCGGCTCGGTGTTCTCCGACAGCTTCGGCATCGTCAACTCCGCGCTCACCGCGCTCGGGCTGCCCACCGTCGCGTGGCTGTCCACCGAGTGGGGCATCAAGATCACCATCGCCGTCATGGTCATCTGGCGGTGGACCGGCTACAACGCGATCCTCTACCTCGCGGCGCTGCAGGCCGTCCCGGACGAGCTGTACGACGCCGCCAAGGTGGACGGCGCCGGGTTCTGGCGGACCTTCTTCTCCGTGACCATCCCGATGCTGCGGCCGGTCATCCTGTTCACGGTCATCACCTCGACCATCGGCGGCCTGGGGCTCTTCACCGAACCGCAGATCCTCTTCGGTGCCGCCAACGGCAACGGCACCGTCGGTGGCGTCAACGAGGCCGGCATGACGATCGTGCTGTACCAGTACAACCAGTCGTTCTCCCAGCTCGACTTCGGGTACGGCTCGGCCATCGCGTGGGCGTTGTTCGCCCTCGCCGCCGTCTTCGCCATCATCAACTGGCGGCTGCTGCGGGACCGCGACGCGGTGCCGAAGAAGAGCCGCCGCACGAAGGAGGTGGCGCGGTGA
- a CDS encoding PhzF family phenazine biosynthesis protein: protein MDVLRYAAFTDDPAGGNPAGVVLDAAGATAAQMLAVAAEVGYAETAFVVGHPGDRRVTMRYFSPHAEVPFCGHATVATAVALAGRSGDGDFTFETPVGEIELGVAAGRASFTSVEPSVAELTDAQLVELLDLFGLVADDLDPQCPPRIAAAGNPHPLLVLRDADRFDGFTFDPARARRVLDGNGWPATLTVALRREPLVFEARNAFPVGPVTEDPATGSAAAALGGYLRALGLVDPPARVVVHQGRHVGRPGLLTVDVPPTGGIVVTGSAVPLLA from the coding sequence GTGGACGTCCTGCGCTACGCCGCCTTCACCGACGACCCCGCCGGCGGGAACCCCGCCGGGGTCGTGCTCGACGCCGCGGGGGCCACGGCGGCGCAGATGCTCGCCGTGGCCGCCGAGGTCGGGTACGCCGAGACGGCCTTCGTGGTCGGGCACCCCGGCGACCGGCGGGTGACGATGCGCTACTTCTCCCCGCACGCCGAGGTCCCGTTCTGCGGGCACGCGACCGTGGCGACCGCCGTCGCCCTCGCCGGGCGCAGCGGCGACGGTGACTTCACGTTCGAGACACCGGTCGGGGAGATCGAGCTGGGTGTGGCCGCCGGGCGGGCGTCGTTCACGAGCGTCGAGCCGTCCGTCGCCGAACTGACGGACGCGCAGCTCGTCGAACTCCTCGACCTGTTCGGGCTGGTCGCCGACGACCTCGACCCGCAGTGCCCGCCCCGGATCGCGGCAGCCGGGAACCCGCACCCGCTGCTGGTCCTGCGGGACGCCGACCGCTTCGACGGGTTCACGTTCGACCCCGCTCGCGCCCGCCGGGTCCTGGACGGCAACGGCTGGCCGGCGACGCTGACCGTCGCGCTGCGCCGGGAGCCACTGGTCTTCGAGGCCCGCAACGCGTTCCCCGTGGGCCCGGTGACCGAGGACCCGGCGACGGGGTCGGCGGCGGCGGCGCTCGGCGGGTACCTGCGGGCGCTGGGCCTCGTCGACCCGCCCGCCCGCGTTGTCGTGCACCAGGGCCGGCACGTCGGCCGGCCCGGACTGCTGACGGTCGACGTGCCGCCCACCGGGGGCATCGTCGTGACCGGCAGCGCCGTCCCCCTCCTCGCGTGA
- a CDS encoding carbohydrate ABC transporter permease, producing the protein MSAPELTRTSRGHRDRLSVVKPRRSRQWVLGRVVTHGCILVGVVLSLFPFYWLLVMSTSTTAQIFGYPPNLLPSTHLLENLRNVVGNIDLLGAMLNSFIVAGSLAVLVVLLDSLAAFAFAKYKFPGRDVLFAVLLITFLVPGNLSLVPSFVLMSELGWMGQLQALIVPGAANAFGIFLLRQFAQASIPDELIESATLDGAGFFRTWWSIAIPMLRGGLAFLGIFTFVTAWNDYIWPLVVLVDPGRQTLQTALAQLNSVYTTDYGMIMAGAVVSVVPLIGIFLIGSRHFIANIAAGALKG; encoded by the coding sequence GTGAGCGCTCCGGAACTGACCCGCACGTCCCGCGGCCACCGCGACCGGCTGAGCGTCGTGAAGCCCCGGCGGAGCCGGCAGTGGGTCCTCGGCCGGGTCGTCACCCACGGCTGCATCCTCGTCGGCGTCGTCCTGTCGCTGTTCCCGTTCTACTGGCTGCTCGTCATGTCGACGAGCACGACGGCGCAGATCTTCGGCTACCCGCCCAACCTGCTGCCGAGCACGCACCTGCTGGAGAACCTGCGCAACGTCGTCGGCAACATCGACCTGCTGGGGGCGATGCTGAACTCGTTCATCGTCGCCGGCTCGCTGGCCGTCCTGGTCGTGCTGCTGGACTCCCTGGCGGCGTTCGCCTTCGCGAAGTACAAGTTCCCCGGCCGGGACGTCCTCTTCGCCGTCCTGCTGATCACGTTCCTCGTCCCGGGCAACCTGTCCCTCGTCCCGAGCTTCGTCCTCATGTCCGAGCTGGGGTGGATGGGGCAGCTGCAGGCCCTCATCGTCCCGGGCGCCGCCAACGCGTTCGGCATCTTCCTGCTCCGCCAGTTCGCGCAGGCGTCCATCCCCGACGAGCTCATCGAGTCCGCCACCCTCGACGGCGCGGGGTTCTTCCGCACCTGGTGGTCGATCGCGATCCCCATGCTGCGCGGCGGTCTGGCGTTCCTCGGCATCTTCACGTTCGTGACGGCCTGGAACGACTACATCTGGCCGCTGGTCGTGCTCGTGGACCCCGGGCGCCAGACGCTGCAGACCGCGCTGGCGCAGCTGAACTCGGTCTACACGACCGACTACGGGATGATCATGGCCGGCGCCGTCGTCAGCGTCGTCCCGCTCATCGGGATCTTCCTCATCGGCTCCCGGCACTTCATCGCCAACATCGCCGCCGGAGCGCTCAAGGGCTGA
- a CDS encoding GGDEF domain-containing protein — protein sequence MTGDLALGPAVGHAATPAELASVHADLEALDDLVGRDPAQAAACARDIAARAALLGDHVSVALARVGEAEAVQRDGDPAGAADIVTRLLGETDATGRGAEATVRASWVLSRVFTDLGDRPTALEHALDAVAAFSDDVPQRLRTRVLLTVADLLDELGGVEDARTWYSRAEELAVGDAVLHLRVVNNRAYGELDRGDAVSARRELDLLLRLGEQYAMPLNANTLDTVARVQLLCGELDAAEASARAAVATSAAMDAKNADDEPVYLLTLAIVLRSKGDPAAAAEVLTEARSRCTGAGFRTVRAQLLAEQAEVHAALGDHRAAFETHKEFYAADRELLSEQREAQARARQAMFETDVARAEAARYREEARRDALTGLRNRLFVDEKLPALVEDFHHGGPSVSAVLFDLDHFKSVNDTFSHEAGDEVLRLTAGILEACVAECPTGNAFAARLGGEEFVVVVTGGGDGTAAELAERVRRTVAGFDWSGPTPGRGITVSAGVALLERGGDKTSLLSAADARLYAAKAGGRNQVRAG from the coding sequence GTGACCGGCGATCTCGCGCTGGGCCCTGCCGTCGGCCACGCCGCGACGCCCGCCGAGCTGGCCTCGGTGCACGCCGACCTGGAGGCCCTGGACGACCTCGTGGGCCGCGACCCGGCGCAGGCCGCGGCGTGCGCCCGGGACATCGCGGCCCGTGCCGCGCTGCTGGGCGACCACGTCAGCGTCGCGCTCGCCCGGGTCGGGGAGGCCGAAGCCGTCCAGCGCGACGGCGACCCGGCGGGTGCGGCCGACATCGTCACGCGCCTGCTCGGTGAGACCGACGCCACGGGGCGCGGGGCCGAGGCCACCGTCCGCGCCTCGTGGGTCCTGTCCCGCGTCTTCACCGACCTCGGCGACCGTCCGACCGCGCTCGAGCACGCCCTCGACGCCGTCGCGGCCTTCTCCGACGACGTCCCCCAGCGCCTGCGGACCCGGGTCCTGCTCACCGTCGCGGACCTCCTCGACGAGCTCGGGGGCGTCGAGGACGCCCGCACCTGGTACTCCCGGGCTGAGGAGCTCGCGGTCGGGGACGCGGTCCTGCACCTGCGGGTCGTCAACAACCGCGCCTACGGCGAGCTGGACCGCGGGGACGCCGTCAGCGCCCGCCGCGAGCTCGACCTGCTGCTGCGGCTCGGTGAGCAGTACGCGATGCCCCTCAACGCCAACACGCTCGACACCGTCGCGCGGGTCCAGCTGCTGTGCGGGGAGCTCGACGCGGCGGAGGCCTCGGCCCGGGCGGCCGTCGCCACCAGCGCCGCGATGGACGCCAAGAACGCCGACGACGAGCCGGTCTACCTGCTGACCCTCGCGATCGTGCTGCGGTCCAAGGGGGACCCGGCCGCCGCGGCGGAGGTCCTGACCGAGGCCCGGTCGCGCTGCACCGGGGCGGGCTTCCGGACCGTCCGCGCCCAGCTGCTCGCCGAACAGGCCGAGGTGCACGCGGCGCTGGGGGACCACCGCGCCGCCTTCGAGACGCACAAGGAGTTCTACGCGGCCGACCGGGAACTGCTCTCGGAGCAGCGCGAGGCGCAGGCCCGTGCGCGCCAGGCCATGTTCGAGACCGACGTCGCCCGCGCCGAGGCGGCCCGGTACCGCGAGGAGGCCCGGCGCGACGCGCTGACCGGTCTGCGCAACCGCCTGTTCGTCGACGAGAAGCTGCCCGCGCTGGTCGAGGACTTCCACCACGGCGGCCCGTCGGTGAGCGCCGTCCTCTTCGACCTCGACCACTTCAAGTCCGTCAACGACACCTTCTCCCACGAGGCCGGGGACGAGGTGCTGCGGCTGACGGCCGGCATCCTCGAAGCCTGCGTGGCCGAGTGCCCCACCGGGAACGCCTTCGCGGCGCGGCTCGGCGGGGAGGAGTTCGTCGTCGTGGTCACCGGTGGCGGCGACGGCACGGCGGCGGAGCTCGCCGAGCGGGTGCGCCGCACCGTGGCCGGTTTCGACTGGTCCGGTCCCACGCCCGGCCGGGGCATCACCGTGAGCGCGGGGGTGGCCCTCCTGGAGCGGGGTGGCGACAAGACCTCCCTGCTGTCGGCCGCCGACGCCCGCCTCTACGCCGCCAAGGCCGGCGGCCGGAACCAGGTGCGCGCCGGCTGA
- the deoC gene encoding deoxyribose-phosphate aldolase produces MSPRTRSDVARLVDHTLLKPEATPADAAALVADARELGVLAVCVSPTMLPLADTGELVVATVCGFPSGKHTSAVKAAEAAAAVQDGADEVDMVIDVGAALAGDLDAVRDDIAAVRTAAPAPTVLKVIVESAALPDDVLSAVCRAAEAAGADFVKTSTGFHPAGGATVHAVEVMHAAVGGRLGIKASGGIRTTELALALLDAGATRLGLSGSAAVLGGLSD; encoded by the coding sequence GTGAGCCCTCGCACCCGTTCCGACGTCGCCCGCCTCGTGGACCACACGCTCCTGAAGCCGGAGGCGACCCCCGCGGACGCCGCGGCGCTCGTCGCCGACGCGCGGGAGCTCGGCGTCCTCGCGGTGTGCGTCTCCCCGACGATGCTGCCGCTGGCGGACACCGGTGAGCTGGTCGTGGCGACCGTCTGCGGGTTCCCCTCCGGCAAGCACACCAGCGCCGTGAAGGCGGCCGAGGCCGCCGCGGCCGTGCAGGACGGTGCGGACGAGGTGGACATGGTCATCGACGTCGGCGCGGCCCTGGCCGGGGACCTCGACGCCGTCCGCGACGACATCGCCGCCGTGCGGACGGCCGCGCCCGCGCCCACGGTGCTCAAGGTCATCGTCGAGTCCGCGGCCCTGCCCGACGACGTCCTCTCCGCCGTCTGCCGCGCGGCCGAGGCGGCCGGCGCCGACTTCGTCAAGACGTCCACGGGCTTCCACCCGGCGGGTGGGGCGACCGTCCACGCGGTCGAGGTGATGCACGCCGCGGTCGGCGGACGGCTCGGCATCAAGGCCAGCGGCGGGATCCGGACGACCGAGCTGGCGCTGGCGCTGCTCGACGCCGGCGCCACCCGGCTCGGGCTGTCCGGGTCGGCGGCCGTCCTGGGCGGCCTCTCGGACTGA
- a CDS encoding winged helix-turn-helix transcriptional regulator, translating to MTASRTTAGTQTGRTAAQEYDAFLAVCPSRQLLDRISDKWVTLVLCALAGEATANEGGTPAGPRVLRYSQLSRLLAGVSQKMLTQTLRSLEADGLVTRTVAPTVPVTVTYELTELGLSLHRVVGALRTWAQANMDAVLTHRAEHGARP from the coding sequence GTGACCGCGAGCAGGACGACGGCGGGGACGCAGACCGGCCGCACCGCAGCGCAGGAGTACGACGCCTTCCTGGCGGTCTGTCCGAGCCGGCAGCTCCTGGACCGGATCTCCGACAAGTGGGTCACCCTGGTCCTGTGCGCCCTGGCGGGTGAGGCCACCGCGAACGAGGGCGGCACCCCCGCCGGTCCCCGGGTGCTGCGCTACTCCCAGCTGTCCCGGCTGCTCGCCGGCGTCAGCCAGAAGATGCTCACCCAGACGTTGCGCTCGTTGGAGGCCGACGGCCTCGTGACCCGGACGGTGGCCCCGACGGTGCCGGTCACGGTGACGTACGAACTCACCGAGCTCGGTCTGTCGCTGCACCGGGTGGTGGGCGCGCTGCGGACGTGGGCCCAGGCCAACATGGACGCCGTCCTCACCCACCGCGCCGAGCACGGCGCCCGCCCGTGA
- a CDS encoding LacI family DNA-binding transcriptional regulator, whose protein sequence is MTADQGERVEERVRRARRSAATIEDVATAASVSRQTVTRAMNDMEGISAATKARVLAAAKELNYRPSRFGRGLARATHDTLGLVVSDLANPYYPEFAAATVRYAGELGWNVVLVDTAYATDQQRLLVDLASQVDAVLGYLGPSEVWADALSGMTVVTVDPAPNGRAPGAHAVRLDPRAALRDAAAHLAGVGTRTAVVLDADRPGRTNERGESIASSLRHVGIAVEVLHAGGQDVETARQATLGLLRRGLPDAVFAWNDILAVGALATFVEQGVSLPRDVRLVGIDGLSLGTFVTPQLTTLAVDRHEVARQAVDLAVRALRDPTSGREPQTRWVEHVFTPRGTA, encoded by the coding sequence GTGACGGCTGACCAGGGCGAACGCGTCGAGGAGAGGGTCCGTCGAGCGCGGCGCAGCGCTGCGACCATCGAGGACGTCGCCACCGCCGCGAGCGTGTCGCGCCAGACGGTGACGCGGGCCATGAACGACATGGAGGGCATCAGCGCCGCGACGAAGGCGAGGGTGCTCGCGGCCGCCAAGGAGCTGAACTACCGGCCCTCGCGGTTCGGTCGCGGCCTGGCCCGGGCGACGCACGACACCCTCGGCCTCGTCGTGTCCGACCTGGCCAACCCGTACTACCCCGAGTTCGCCGCGGCCACCGTCCGGTACGCGGGGGAGCTGGGCTGGAACGTCGTGCTCGTGGACACCGCCTACGCGACGGACCAGCAGCGGTTGCTCGTCGACCTCGCCAGCCAGGTCGACGCCGTGCTGGGGTACCTCGGCCCGAGCGAGGTGTGGGCCGACGCGCTCAGCGGCATGACCGTCGTCACCGTCGACCCGGCGCCGAACGGGCGCGCTCCCGGGGCGCACGCGGTCCGCCTCGACCCGCGGGCCGCCCTGCGCGACGCGGCGGCGCACCTGGCCGGCGTCGGCACGCGGACCGCCGTCGTCCTCGACGCCGACCGCCCCGGCCGCACCAACGAACGGGGTGAGTCCATCGCCTCCTCGTTGCGGCACGTCGGGATCGCCGTCGAGGTGCTGCACGCCGGCGGGCAGGACGTCGAGACGGCGCGGCAGGCCACCCTCGGGCTGCTGCGCCGGGGGTTGCCGGACGCGGTGTTCGCCTGGAACGACATCCTCGCCGTCGGTGCGCTCGCCACGTTCGTCGAGCAGGGTGTCTCGCTGCCCCGTGACGTCCGCCTGGTGGGGATCGACGGGCTGTCGCTCGGCACGTTCGTCACCCCGCAGCTGACGACGCTGGCCGTCGACCGGCACGAGGTCGCGCGGCAGGCCGTCGACCTCGCGGTGAGGGCACTGAGGGACCCGACGTCGGGAAGGGAACCGCAGACGCGCTGGGTCGAGCACGTGTTCACCCCGCGCGGGACGGCCTGA
- a CDS encoding GNAT family N-acetyltransferase → MPATPSYRWRADVDDDDLLDLVASHGGRADPGWWPRVREHSLGWVTAHDDDVLVGFVNVAWDGGDHAFLLDTKTRPSHQRRGVGTGLVRHAVQEATAAGCEWLHVDFLPELAPFYLEACGFRPTEAGLVHLSAARP, encoded by the coding sequence GTGCCCGCAACCCCGAGCTACCGCTGGCGTGCAGACGTCGACGACGACGACCTGCTCGACCTCGTCGCCTCCCACGGCGGCCGCGCCGACCCCGGCTGGTGGCCCCGCGTCCGCGAGCACTCGCTCGGCTGGGTCACCGCGCACGACGACGACGTACTCGTCGGGTTCGTCAACGTGGCCTGGGACGGGGGAGACCACGCGTTCCTGCTCGACACGAAGACGCGGCCTTCCCACCAGCGCCGGGGCGTTGGCACCGGGCTCGTACGGCACGCCGTGCAGGAGGCGACGGCGGCCGGGTGCGAGTGGCTGCACGTCGACTTCCTGCCGGAGCTGGCGCCCTTCTACCTCGAGGCCTGCGGGTTCCGGCCGACGGAGGCCGGGCTCGTGCACCTGTCCGCTGCGAGGCCCTGA